Genomic segment of Lemur catta isolate mLemCat1 chromosome 2, mLemCat1.pri, whole genome shotgun sequence:
atattttgttcTTCCTAGGGCTTTATTGGTGActcccttttctttttgctctACAGATTCTCCCTGGGCATTCTTTGCCAGTTCCAATGCCTCTTCCTTCCACATCTCTCTGTGAGCCCAGACAGGTATAAACAACTGCTTGCTGGACATCCtcgcttgtgtgtgtgtgttagacaCCTCAACGCCAGCAGGTTCAACATTCAACTCCTCATTTTGTTTTTCCGAAGCCTGAATGTACTCTTCCTGGCTTTGCTCTCTTGGTTAATAGCACAACCATCACTACAAGTTGCTCAGAAACCTAAAAGTCATGTCTGCATCTTTTCCCTAATCTAGTCCCTTTCAGCCAATTCATAACTTTGTCTTATCTGTTCTGTCTTTTGTATGTTGTTCAAATGAGTCTTCTCCTCTCCACTCCTACTGTCGGGGAGTAGGGTTCCCTCCTGGTTTTACGTGAGGTTACCACCGTCAGCTTCCTGACTgctcccctctcttccttcagCCCGTTCCCTCTTGTATACTTTCACTTGGCTGATAGAGAAATGAAATTCCTAGAACAGAAGTTTCAAAATATTGTTCTCCTCTTTATAAACCTGTATTGACTTTCTGttgcttttaatataaaaaccTGAATTCCCAAGCTTGTCATATGAATCCCTTCTTTCATCATGCTTCTGTAAAGACTATTTAAACCCCCTTTCTTGTGACAATCTACATATCAGCCATACTGAACTAATTCAAGTTCCCTGTTCCTTGAATGAAacattctttctgtgtctttggaCATGCTGATCCTTCTACCTggaatattattaacattttccccTGCTCCCCTTACTGAAGGCCTTTACCTAcctcttatttttccttcaacaGCCAGTTCAGAGTTTCTCTTGGAAGTCTTTCCTGCCTCAGGTCCTCCCATACTCCTCAGTTATACTTTACATATCTGATTTTTCTATCTGACAGAAGATGCTTTAAGAGCAGTGACTGTGTCTTGTTCATTTTTGCATGCTCAGTGCCTGATACTGAGCAGATactaataattgttttaattaagCCAATGGATAATTCATGTGTGGAAGCCAGCCTCCAAAATGGCCTGCAATGATCCCCACCTCCTGTTATTCGTGCCCTCAGGTGGTCCCCATCCACGTTGCACCAGTGTTGGCAGCACAAGCTGCCTTGCCGTGATTACAGCTACAAAGATGTCTATGTGGCCAGGACCTTCATAAAGCCTCTAGCCGACTTCCAGCAAGGCACTGAGGCTgtgtgagtgagcttggaagtagGTTCTCCAGCCTCAGTCAAGTTCTCAGAAGCTAAGCCCCGCCCAAGAGCTTGACTGCATGTATATTAAGTAGTCAAAAACTGCTTTGAAGCAATGAAAGACTCTGAGCCACAACCACGCAGCTAAGCTGCTCGTAGATTTCTGGtcctcagaaactgtgtgaaataataaatgcttgttgtttgAAGCTATACtattttgggggtaatttgttacaaagcACCAGATAACTAATATACTCTGCAAAATGAATGATGTGCTTTACCATTTCCAGGGCACCTCTGATAATCCCGCAGAGCAAGTTGCAGTAGCACAGAGAAGATCGCCCAGCAGGGAGCTCTTCCACAAACTCCACCAGAGGGTTCTTGTCTAGAATTAGGGAAAATGCATTTCTGCTTGAATTGTTACAGGTCACACTGGGTGTAATTCCCAAGTACATCTTGAAAGCAAcctggaaaagaggaaaacaaaatttgataGAACTACAACTAGAACAAATATCTATTAGTAGAGAAACCAAATACCCCGTTAACAGGCATTGCGCGCAATGGTTAAGCACACAGAGTCTGTAGTCAGGGAGTCTGGGTTTACACTTAGCTTTGCAATTTATTACCCTAATGACAAGTGGAAGTCTtgagtccttttatttttatggaacATCCTAAGGGACTAGTTTTCTGTGGAAACAATATGGTTTATAAAAAACAGCATTAAGGCactattttcaaaaaacttttttttaaagatagatatTGTTTAGCAGGGTAagacattaaaatgttattaatcgTCAATATGTCAGTATGATATTTGTCACGCTGATCCTAGCAAAGGATTAACTCCTGAATTAGAAGGGACCAGGACACATTTCCCACAATGTTAAGGTGATGGTCAGAGCAGGTGAACAGATTAGACCCAAGAATGTGTTCTGGGAAGTTGAGGGAATCATGTTACAGTAGTCTCCTTTTAtccaaggtttcagttacctaCAGTCaaacacagtctgaaaatattaaatggaaaattgcaTAAATTAACAattcgtaagttttaaattgtgcttcTGAGTATCGTGATGAAATCTCTTGCTGTCCTGCTCCATCCTACCCAGaacgtgaatcatccctttgtccattGTATCCATGCTACCTGCCCATGAGTCACTTCGTAGCCTCTCCTTTACCTGATAAAAAAAACACGGTTAtttatagggtttggtactacccacggtttcaggtatccactgggggGCTTGTTTTCAGGTATACCTTGTGGACAACTGGGGACTACTCTACTACAGATGACAAGTCTCTGAGAAGGAGCAAGGGGTAGtgaataatagaaaaatagagtAACTTCTCAAAAAAGTCCGCTGTTTTACAGGGCTTAAAGGAATGGGAGAAATCTTGGACACTGTGTCTTTTAAACCCCTAGTTTTGCAAATGAGTAAATTGGTGTTCAGAGAGGTAAAATGATACACCCAAGGCCATACTGTAACTTAGTTCCTTGGCTTCTCATCCAGtgcaatttctttttataaaacacaCGGGCCTGGACTTTGAAGTTTATTCATGAAAATTTGTCAGTTTGATACCTTGTCACTTTTTAAGTGccttaattaatttaatttttaaaatcaagagcagtataggagagaaatgaaaataattttcttaaattatttaaaattagaacGTCTAAGAGGTTcctcattcatgcattcattcattcaacaggtcCTTACTGAGCGCTCcctgtctagcacagtgcctggcacatactaggaaTTCAATGGCCATTTGCAAAAGAAACTATTGAGTGAGCATCCATTCTGTGTTTTATACCATGTTTAGACCCAGAATGCATGAATATTTAGGCAGTGTTTGCCAGGTGGGCAAGGTTGTTGTGGGGGGGAGGTGGGGCAAAGACATTCTATGTAGCGGGCACCTGTCATAGTCTTGAAATACAATGATCAGGTTCAGGGTAGGTCTATATCTAACCACTTGTGTGCAGTGGAGAGCCCTAAAGGTATGAACAGGCTAATGCAGAATTGGATTTCTGTTTTAGAGGTCTCTTCTTGTCAGCATAGAGGATGGATTTAGGGTTATGAGTGGGAGAAGGCATGAGGTCAAATGTGAGATACTAATCAAAAGTTTGCTACAATAGCCTAGGAAAGAATTGATGAGAACCCTTCAAAATAAACCCTCCCTAAACTTTTCCatataaaattcagattttcaaaatcctaaaatttgGTTCAAGTCCCTAACTCTAGCCAGtttaagaagatataaaatgaatCCCTGCCTTCTGAATCTTAAGTgacacagcaagagaaaaaaaatcatgaaattctAGGTTTGGAGATTTGATTTGGCTCCCAATCAATTGCCTGAAACCCCTTTCTGCTCATGCTGGTTCCTTATGCTGGAAAATTCCTAGGCCATTATTTGTATGGGTGagaatttctttctgattttcaatCCAAGCCACatggaaagaatataaaaacgAAGTCTGTGCACTTTGAATTTTCTCAATTCTCAGCATTTAGGCTGCAGTATTGTGGCCCAATATCCACCAGTAGGAGGCATTATCTGAACACTGTTGGGAAATATTCATTCCTAGGGAATGACATTGTTTCCTTATCTGGCTGAATTCGGTCTGTGAAGGAGGACTGCTGTTTCTAATAAAGAGCTCCACCCTCAGCCACTGCCACAGCTGCTCGGTCGAAAACAAGGGCAAAGCATCGTTCCTCTTTGAGCATCTCCAACATGGATGCTTTTCAGGgcattttgaaattcttccttAACCAGAAAACCGCTATTGGTTACAGTTTCATGGCTCTGCTGACCGTGGGAAGTGAGCGTCTCTTTTCAGTCGTAGCCTTTAAGTGCCCCTGCAGCTCTGAGAATACGGTCTATgggctggtgttcctctttgctCCTGCCTGGGTGTTACTAATCCTGGGATTCTTTCTGAGCAACAAGTCATGGAGACTCTTCACAGGCTGCTGTGTGAATCCCAGGAAAATCTTCCCCAGAGGCCACAGCTGCCGCTTCTTCTATGTCCTCGGTCAGATCACTCTGAGCTCGTTGGTGGCTCCCGTGATGTGGCTGTCTGTGGCTCTGCTCAATGGAACTTTTTATGAATGTGCCATGAGTGGGACGAAAAGTTCAAGACTCCTGGGGCTGATTTGCAAGGGCAAGCCTAAAGAGTGCTGGGAAGAACTGCACAAAGTACCTTGTGGCAAAACCAGCATGCTACCCATGCACGGTGAAGAATTGAAACTGTCCCTTCAGGCCCAGTCTCAGGTAAGAAAGGACAAACTCACCTTTTTCTCCCAGCGTGAGCTTGAAGTATTCTCTCTGGCTCCTTTCAGGCAGGGCTGAGTCTGAGTATTGCCAGAATATTTTGAAACTAGATGGAAATTGGAACATGATGCAGCAGCATTACGACTATCTGAGGAAAAGCTTTTTGGAGGCTGAATGACTCAGAAAATTGCTGATTGGTTTATGTCCTTTccatttccaaaaagaaaatatcctcTGGATtatgcatatgtaaatatttaagtaCTTTAAAACAATCTCTTTGGGTTGactttgtaaataaataatgca
This window contains:
- the CALHM5 gene encoding calcium homeostasis modulator protein 5 isoform X1, whose translation is MDAFQGILKFFLNQKTAIGYSFMALLTVGSERLFSVVAFKCPCSSENTVYGLVFLFAPAWVLLILGFFLSNKSWRLFTGCCVNPRKIFPRGHSCRFFYVLGQITLSSLVAPVMWLSVALLNGTFYECAMSGTKSSRLLGLICKGKPKECWEELHKVPCGKTSMLPMHGEELKLSLQAQSQGQSSHPPLSFSHQPCEDT
- the CALHM5 gene encoding calcium homeostasis modulator protein 5 isoform X2; translation: MDAFQGILKFFLNQKTAIGYSFMALLTVGSERLFSVVAFKCPCSSENTVYGLVFLFAPAWVLLILGFFLSNKSWRLFTGCCVNPRKIFPRGHSCRFFYVLGQITLSSLVAPVMWLSVALLNGTFYECAMSGTKSSRLLGLICKGKPKECWEELHKVPCGKTSMLPMHGEELKLSLQAQSQILGWCLIGSASFFSLLTICYARCRSKVSYLQLSFWKTYAQKEKEQLENTFLDYANKLSERNLKCFFENKRPDVIPMPTFAAWEAASELHSFDQSQQHYSTLHRVVEDGLELSPEEDETTMVLVGSAHNM